A stretch of Shewanella dokdonensis DNA encodes these proteins:
- the miaE gene encoding tRNA isopentenyl-2-thiomethyl-A-37 hydroxylase MiaE, translated as MYSQLLTPINRLLGCATPEGWITEACKPENLAVLLIDHCNCEWKAAATASKLLRKYAVSSQDVVVNMLKPYEFFLFRFNKWSVDEFQRWFFADGVTKASSYDIKAAKQALYLLGKHAAEMPVALAVCEWAETQDYLQHIEMTISASEGSEAVCKPLISRADFAQSDDLIAKMVRLIKEELHHFDQVLEIMRVRNIPYSNLPAGRYAKGLLAQVTTHEPQTLIDKLIVGALIEARSCERFAKLAPYLDEELGRFYVSLLRSEARHYQDYLSLAQAVAGHDISDRIAQLVAAEADLIMTSDAEFRFHSGIPA; from the coding sequence ATGTACTCTCAATTGCTTACCCCTATAAACCGCTTACTAGGCTGTGCAACTCCCGAAGGTTGGATTACTGAAGCGTGTAAACCAGAAAACCTGGCAGTTCTTTTGATTGATCACTGTAACTGTGAATGGAAGGCGGCTGCGACTGCTAGCAAATTGCTGCGAAAATATGCCGTGTCATCGCAAGATGTGGTGGTGAATATGTTGAAACCATACGAGTTTTTTCTGTTCCGTTTCAACAAGTGGTCAGTTGATGAATTTCAGCGTTGGTTTTTTGCTGATGGTGTAACAAAGGCCAGTAGTTACGATATAAAAGCAGCCAAGCAAGCGTTATATCTGTTAGGTAAACATGCGGCAGAGATGCCGGTCGCGCTAGCCGTATGCGAATGGGCAGAGACTCAAGATTATTTACAGCATATAGAAATGACCATATCTGCATCAGAGGGTTCAGAGGCTGTTTGCAAACCGTTAATTTCGCGCGCTGATTTTGCGCAAAGCGATGACCTCATTGCCAAAATGGTGCGATTAATTAAGGAAGAATTACATCATTTTGACCAAGTATTGGAGATTATGCGGGTACGGAATATTCCGTATAGCAATCTGCCGGCAGGCCGTTACGCCAAAGGTTTGTTAGCGCAGGTGACGACTCACGAACCGCAAACTTTGATTGATAAACTGATTGTGGGGGCCTTGATAGAGGCTCGTTCCTGTGAGCGTTTTGCCAAACTGGCTCCATATCTGGATGAGGAACTCGGGCGTTTTTATGTCTCTTTGCTGCGCTCAGAAGCCCGCCATTATCAGGATTATCTGTCACTCGCTCAAGCGGTTGCTGGGCACGATATCAGTGACAGAATAGCGCAATTAGTGGCGGCAGAGGCA
- a CDS encoding MBOAT family O-acyltransferase: MVTALIILYFISSLTNSKKIVIFLGTIFSLVLYPQTFVVICILAIFVKTFGEYLQEKISIIPIVVLAIVLIKNTFFSAVDGYQLLGVSFALFQVCYYIKSNISLYALVSKLSFFPQLYCGPIVKPSGFERLKKITLKSQALYHCIFSVGLFFKLYLAYITKSAYENDESIFYSIFWWVYMYSDYLSWSLMGIGIAGLSGFKMPLSFRAPFFTHNISQFWSRWNITVYQWCSDFFKVSGRRKYKAYLKIVTSVSVLSLWHGATVGFLIFGLVNLLLFIFQNKIKRKHNWLLVSQILFFVVLGFPFNNTLPKTIFPCIDIKQIFYVVVSVFVLYLFDMYFYKKIRKFVSNYPMTIICACLFFVTFSFFVRNLDGVFYYAQF; this comes from the coding sequence TTGGTCACGGCACTCATTATTTTATACTTTATTTCATCGCTCACTAACTCAAAGAAAATTGTAATATTTTTGGGGACTATATTCTCATTAGTTTTATATCCACAAACTTTTGTTGTTATTTGTATACTTGCAATTTTTGTAAAAACATTTGGTGAATACCTTCAAGAGAAGATATCAATAATTCCTATAGTTGTGTTAGCCATAGTACTTATTAAAAATACTTTTTTTAGTGCAGTAGATGGATATCAATTGTTAGGTGTGAGTTTTGCTCTTTTTCAAGTTTGTTATTATATAAAAAGTAATATCTCGTTATATGCTTTGGTTAGTAAACTAAGCTTTTTCCCACAATTATATTGTGGGCCTATTGTAAAACCTTCTGGTTTCGAACGGCTTAAAAAGATAACACTTAAATCCCAAGCGCTATATCATTGTATATTTTCTGTGGGGTTGTTTTTTAAATTATATTTGGCCTATATAACAAAAAGTGCATATGAAAATGATGAAAGTATTTTCTATTCTATATTTTGGTGGGTTTATATGTATTCAGATTATTTATCTTGGTCTCTAATGGGAATTGGGATCGCAGGGTTGTCTGGATTTAAAATGCCATTGAGTTTTAGAGCACCATTTTTTACACATAATATATCTCAATTTTGGAGTAGATGGAATATAACGGTATATCAATGGTGTTCTGATTTTTTCAAAGTGTCAGGCCGAAGAAAATATAAAGCCTACTTAAAAATAGTGACCAGTGTATCCGTACTGTCATTATGGCATGGGGCTACAGTAGGTTTTTTAATTTTTGGCCTGGTTAATTTGTTGTTGTTTATTTTTCAGAATAAAATAAAACGTAAACATAACTGGCTATTAGTTAGTCAAATTTTATTCTTTGTGGTATTGGGATTCCCTTTCAATAATACTCTTCCTAAGACAATTTTCCCATGTATAGATATTAAGCAAATATTTTATGTTGTTGTTTCTGTTTTTGTTCTATATTTATTTGATATGTACTTTTATAAAAAAATTAGGAAGTTTGTATCTAATTATCCGATGACTATAATTTGTGCCTGCTTATTTTTTGTGACATTTTCATTTTTTGTTAGGAATTTGGATGGCGTTTTCTATTATGCCCAATTTTAA